The following is a genomic window from Citrifermentans bemidjiense Bem.
CACAAGGAGGATGTCATGGTGAGGTTCTACAACCCGAAGGATGAAGCGGATCTGGCGCGCGTGGAGGCTATTCTCTGCAAAGGAGGGATCGAGTATTTCCTGCGAGATGCAAAGGCAGGCGCCGCCAAGGAAATAGAGGTGGCAGAAGAGGATGTGCCTAAAGCAGAGGAATTGATGCTGCAGGATAAAACAAGTAAGTAAGCACTACCCCAGGGGGCGGTCCGAGTGGGCGTCGGCCGTAAAGACCATTACTTTCTCCACCCGGATCTCCAGCCTCCACTGTACTTGGGGGAGACCGGTGGGCTCCAGTTCGGGCGCATAGCCATTCAGCACCGCAGTGTCCACCGTCTTTTCCACCCGCCCCAGGAACTGAAACCCGTTTCCGGTAACCGGGTCGGCGATGACGACCGCCACGCTGGCATTTTCATCCAAATTCTTCAGGCTGGTCTGGCAAAACCACGACTCGAACACCAATCTGTCCGGTTCCATAATGGAGATGCCCCGACCCGCCGCCAGGTGTGGATTCCCTTCGGCATCGGCAGTAGCCACAAAGGCATGCCCTACCCTATCTACGAAATGCCTGATCTCTTCGTTGATCATGTAGACATACCTCCTTTTGCCAATGCGGACCAGCCTCCGGTGCCACCGGACCCGAATCGGCACCCTTCGGGAAGGATGCCCGCTGTTGGCCATGAGACAGCTACTATTTCGAGCGGCAGCGGTTTGTTTCAAACAGATCTTCCTGCCTCGCATTACATTTCCCCTTTCGGAGTTGCGATGGCCCTTCGGGGCCGCCAAACTCCGATACCACCTGCAGAAAATGCCGATAGCCGACCCTGAAATCAAACCGTGAAACATGCGACGGCAAACACGAAGCTGTCTTTTTTGAGCGTGCCTCTTGATTTAACCAGGCGTCAGCACTAGCTTCTTGTAGCACTGAGTAAAAATTAGTCAAGACGGTGGGTTTTGAAGATTTGGAGCCGGTCAGGGAGACGCGATGCAGAGTGAAGGACGAGGTTCGATGGGGCGCGACGAGGGAGGCTGCGTCAAGGAGGCGGCGCCGATTCCCCCGGAATCCGCTTTCCAAGTGACTCCGGGTGAAGGATCTGACATACTTGCCGCCATGGAAAACGAGCAGGAAGAAAACTCGGAGAGTGTGGAAGAGTGGGTGGCGGTGCCGCCGACCAAGGTGGAAGCCAAGGCCGGGACGCGCCTTGCCCAGCGCCGTGCTCGGCTTTGGGCTCTGGTGCTGGAAGCGCGCTACATCGAAAACCGGGTCGAGCTTGAAGGGGGAGGATGGCAAGTACTGGTCCCAAAATCACGGCTGGAGGACGCCTGCCGCGAACTGCGCCTTTACGTCGAGGAGAACCGCAACTGGCCTCCTTTCCTGCCTCCGGTCCGCCCGATGGCTAAAAACACGCTCCCCACCCTGTGCTTACTGCTGCTGCTCGCCACCTTCCACAACCTGACCAACCTCGACCTGACCCTGATGGGGCGCCAACCGGTGGACTGGGCCGAGATTGGCAGCGCTCATGCCAGCGCCATCCTGCGTGGCGAGTGGTGGCGCGTCATCACCGCGCTAACCCTGCACGCGGACGCGCTGCACCTCATGAGCAACCTCGCCATCGGCGGGTTCTTCGTCATCTACCTCTGCCGGGACCTCGGCTCAGGGCTCGCCTGGACTCTGCTTCTGGCCTCAGGGGCCTGTGGGAACCTCGCCAACGCCTATATTCAGCTCCCAAGCCACAATTCGGTCGGCTCCTCCACAGCGGTCTTCGGGGCGGTAGGCATCCTGGGGGCGATTTCCATGATGCGCTACCGGCACCACCTGCGCAGACGCTGGCCCCTGCCGGTCGCTGCGGCGCTCGCGCTGCTGGTGCTTCTGGGCACCGAAGGGGAACGGACCGACCTGGGTTCGCACCTCTTCGGCTTCTGCTTCGGCTCCCTATTCGGTGTGGTTGCGGAACTTCTGATGGGATATCTGGGGCAGCCGAAGCGGCTGGTCAACGCGCTCCTCGCGCTGGCCAGCGCCTCAGTAGTCATCGCCGCCTGGATATCAGCACTTAGTTCTCAGGGGTAGCACCTGGTTCAGTCGTGCCCGCCGCGACCGTGGTCATCACGATGACCTTCCCCCTTGTGTTCCCCATGTCCGCGATACTCCCCTCTCCCACCCTTGCCGCCGCGATACTCGTTTCTCTCCTTCTTCCACTGGCCGTACGGTATGTGACGCTCTTTCACGTAGACGCTGCGGTAGTCGCCGGGTACGCGATACACCGGCCGTGGCACGGCGCTACGCGACACCACGCGCCAGGGGCCGTTGTACTCGCGCGAACGGTACCAGCGATCCCCGCGGGGGGACCACCAGTAGCCGCTGTAAAAGAAGAGATCGACGTCGAATTGCGGGACGAAATAAACGCCGGAGCCGGGCACCACCGCCACGGCAGGGGGCTCGGCAATCACTATGGGCGGGCCGATATTGACGCTCAGGTTGACGCCTGCCGCAGCGCTGCAGGTCATAACGGCCAGAAGCAGTACGGGAAGAAAGATTGCCTGGCGAAAGAAATGGATCTGATGATGTCTTTCCATGAGACCTCCTCGTGAAAACTAGTAGCAGTAAAAAGCACCCATGCTCATAAGAAGGTTTGCCACTGGATCAAGTCGTGCCAACCGGAAACCGAGCCATGGGTTCAGCATATATTTTAATACTCAGTGGCTTCGAATTCAACATTCTGCTACAGGCTCGTGCAGCAACCGGGTGCCTCTCAGAGAAAGGGAAGCGGCTTTCCTGTTCGATATGCCAGTGCCTGGCGCACCGCAATCAGTACTCCGTCCTTATCGCAGACCCTAATGTCACAGGTCGCAGTGCGCTTGGTGCTTATAACTCTAACTGATCCCCCAAACGAGAAGCGGCATCCTTTCCGGTCCAGGTGGCCGTATCGGATGCCGCTCTTTTTGAAATGACCTGCCGGTCCCTATCGCTTCATAAGCCCCAGCTTCGAAAGCACATTGAAAAGCCCATCCTTGGAGACCGGTTTGACCAGGTACGCAGCGGACTGCGCGTTGCAAAAGGACTCCATGGCGTCGTTGGAGGAGTTGAGTGCAGTCAGCATGACGATATTTACCCTTTTCGTCGGTTTTTGCTCCTTCTCGATATGCCGGATTGCCTTCGCTGCATCATGGCCGCTCATGCCGGGCATCATGATGTCCATGATGACGAGGTCGAAGGGGTCATCCGCCGTCAACGCCGCGTTGTACTTCTCAAGCGCCTCGACGCCGTTGCCCGCCTGATGGCAATCAGCCGTCGCACTGAGGAGGGTGGCCACGAAATCGCGGCAAAAGACTTCGTCGTCTACTATCAAACACTTCATAATCTTCCCCCACTGTTACAGGTCGAGTATTGGGCTCCCAGGAACATCTGGCCATCGGAATGTCCAGCTAGGATTCCTATCGGCTCATTGGGACGGTACTTTAGCATCTCAATGAAAAAAGCCGATGGCGTGTATGCGGGTACCTAAGGAGGGGGCGAAGGGACGTTGCATGAGTCGAGGAAGGCGACAAAGCAAAGGGGGCAGCGTTCAGGCTACCCCCCTTTGCAAAGGAACAAACGTGGACGGTTGCAGGTTCAGATGAGAAGCCGGACTGGGTTCTCCAGGATTTCCTTCAATCCGGCCAGAAATTGTGCGGCATAGGCGCCGTCAACCACACGATGGTCGGCGGAAAGGGTGACCTTCATGACCTTTGTGCTGTTCAGCACGCCTGAATTTACCCTGGCGACTTCGGAGACGGTCCCGACGGCAAGTACTCCCGACTGGGAGGGATAGATGATGGCGCTGAAACTACCGACACCAAACATGCCGAGGTTGGAAATGGAGAAGGTCCCGCCGTGCATCTCCTGTTCGCTGAGGCTGCCGGAGCGGGCACGTTCCACGAGCTTTTTTGCTTCCTGTGCGATATCCAGCAACGAGCGCTTCTGGCAAGCCGAGAGCACCGGCATGAGAACGCCATCAGACATACCTACCGCTATCGCTATGTTGATGTCGCTATGGAACTGCAGCCCTTCCGGCGTAAAGCTCGCGTTCAGCTGCGGGAACTGTGAGAGCGCCAGAGCCACCGCTTTCACGATGAGATCGTTGACGCTGACCGGCATGCCGCCTTGCTTCAACTGGCGCCGGACCGCTTCAGCCTCGTCCATCTCGACATCCACGGTGACTGTGAAGTGCGGGATGTTATGCCAGGATTCGGTCACCGTCCTGGCGACAGCGCTCCGCAGCCGCGACATCGGCCTCGGCCCCTCGCCCTGAGGCGCGGGCGCCGCTTCAGCGGCAGCCTGGGGAGCTTGACCAGCCGGCGCAGATTCCTTCTTTTGCAACTTCAGGTCGGTGAGCAGAATGCGCCCTTCAGGACCGCTTCCCTGTACCTGGGCGAGATCAACCCCCAGCTCACGGGCACAGCGTCTGACCATGGGTGCAGCCTTTTCCCGCCCGGCTCCGGTTGCAAGCTCAGCGCTCGGGGCGGCCCCCTCCTGCAAAGACTCCGGGCGGTACGGTTCTTTCGGCTCGCCGGCAGGCTGCGACTCTTCAGCGCCGGGCCAGGGAGGCGCGGCCGGGGCCTGTTTTTCCCCTTCCGGTGGAACAAGGTCGACGGCCGTGCCAGGTTTCGCCCCTTTCGCGCCAGGCGGCTCTGCGGCTGACGATACAGGCTCTCCCCCACCTGGCTCTGGTTTCGGCGCGGCCGGGGGTCCGGCGGGAGCCTCCTCTTGCGGCCTTGCCGGTTCAGGCTCCACGTGCGGCACCGGTGCCGACTGCTGCGTAGCGCCAGCTCCCTTTTCACCGGCCTTGCCGACGACGGCGATCACCGTTCCTACCGGCACCAGGTCCCCAGTCTGCACCCTTATCTCAAGCAACTCGCCCGAGACGTAGGCTTCCAGTTCCATGTTCGCCTTGTCGGTCTCGACCTCGGCAATCACCTCGCCGCGGGTCACCGTCTCCCCTACTCTCTTCTTCCAGGAGACTAGCCTCCCCTCGGTCATGGTGTCGGACAGTTTCGGCATGACGATCTCGTTCATGGCGGCTCCTCAGTATGATTCGTTTAGAAGATCCCGGACGCCCTGCACTATCCCCTCGACCTGCGGGATGCAGACCTTCTCGATTTTGCGCGAATAGGGCATCGGCACGTCGAGCCCGGAGATGCGCCTGACCGGCGCCAGCAGGGTATCGAAACAGCGCTCGTAGATGCGCGACGCGATATCCCCCCCAAGCCCCGCATTCCTCCAGCACTCTTCCACCACGACCGCCCGGCCGGTCTTCGACACGGAGCTAAGGAAGGTCTCGCTATCGAGCGGGGTGAGGGTGCGCAGGTCGATCACCTCGCAGGAGACGCCTTCCTTCTCGAGCAATTGCGCCGCCTGCAGGCACAGGATGGACATGCGACCGTAGCCGATGAGCGTCACCGCGTCGCCTGCGCGCATGATGGAGGCCTTGCCGAACGGAACCAGGTGCTCGGGGTCTTCGGGAACTTCTCCCTTGCTGTTGTAGAGAAGCTCGTGCTCAAGGAATATCACCGGGTTATCGGTACGGATCGAGCTCTTGAGGAGCCCTTTGGCGTCGGCCGGGGTCGCGGGATAAGCAACAAGCATCCCGGGGCAGTGCATGAAGTAGCTTTCCAGGCTCTGCGAGTGCTGGGCGCCCAGCTGGCTCCCCCCGCCGCCCGGCATCCTGATCACCATCGGGACCGAGGTCTGGCCGCCGAACATGTAGCGGACCTTCGCCATGTGGTTCACGATCTGGTCCATGGCAAGGAGCGCGAAGTTTACCGTCATCAGTTCGGCTACCGGCCGAACCCCAGCCATGGCGGCGCCAACGGCCACCCCGACGATGGTGTTTTCCGAAATCGGGCAATCTCGGACCCTCAGCTCGCCGAACTCGGAGAGCAGCCCGCGGGTCACCTTGAAGGCCCCCTCGTAGAGGGCTACGTCTTCACCGTAGACCACCACCTTCTTGTCACGCCGCATCTCTTCTTTAAGCGCCAGGTTAATGGCGTCGCGGTAGGTCATTTCAGGCATTTGGTGCTCCAGTCATGCTAGTTTTAGATTAATACCAAGAGTCACAAGTTCAAAATATTATCAAACTCCATCTTGATCACAACGGATTTGTGGCATCTCAAAGGATTGCTGTGCAGCGAAATAAGGGGGAAGGGATTCAACTGAGGGGATGTTGCAGAGAAAAAGCTGTTATATTAGCAAGCAATCAGCCTTAAATCTATAACATCTATTGCCAAGCTAGGCAGGCGATACATACAGCGACAACAAACGCGACAGTCGACATGATCCCTTGCACTTTAGTGCAAGCGTTGGAATGATGTTTTTTTCTCGCCTGTTCTGCAATCTCATTCAAGATAAAATCTGGGATGCAGCAACCGGGTCGGGTCAGCGGTTTATAGGACACCCTTTTCCTGTATGGCATAAAACCTCCCCAAAGAGCTTCCTACCTCAGTGGCACATAAATTCCGAAATGGCTTCATCATGATTCGCAACATTATTTAAACCATGCATTTGGATAATCAACCTGCATGCCCCTTGTGTGACATGGTAGGTTCGGTGTTAAACTGTGAGATCACTACGTGAATACTACCGGCTAGATCACGAACTGTTTGTTCATCGAAATCACTGTCACACGCAGCATGGGCTTGACTGATAAGTTCTTTATAGTCACCGGAGGGTTCCGCAGTGCGTTTATTGTTTGCACTTTTTAACAGTGATAATTTCACTCGGTAAAGCAACGTTTCCAGGTATAGCATGTTGTTTACTGGCATATTTGATTGCCGAACGATTCCGAGACATTCGTTAATGATGCTGTACCTGTAATCCATGATTATCCCCTCCGTGATATTGGCACATCTGCAAACTAAATAAGACATTTGGGGTCAGTGTAATTCGGAGATGCCTTATTTGAGCACTCCTAAGAGATTACCAGCATTACCGTTAGATTATTACAATAAGATAAATTTGTCATTACCGTTAATTTCTGAGTCTTTATGCAGTTTACTGCTCACCATGTGGTAAGGATAAATCTCCTACTGAATCAGATATTGGATTGGTATAACCATTGGGTGAGGCTTCGGAGGCGCAGCAAGCGTTTGAGGTGTGGATCATGCTGAAGCTGACGTGATCCTTCTAGATGCTTGGTTGCTGACTAGACGGCATTCCTGCATGCACATTGTTCAGGGAGTGCGCCTAAGACTGGAAGAGGCGTGCAACTGGGCTGAGCGAGAGTCAAGGGCAAAGGAGGGGGCTTTGGACGGTACACGGCCGAAAGAGGTACTCCACACAATCATAATCTAGGATATTACGATCCGCTATCTCCACAGTGTCATAAGGCAGCTGAAACAGGTTTAAGCCAGGCGACAGCGAGCATGCAGGACGTGACGGTTCAGAAGTTCTATGAGGGGTTGTGCAGTCAAAAGGATTCAGGTCTTCCGACTATGCCCTCTTGCACTGCGTGATTGACGAGCTGTGCTATGTTCGAGATATTTAGCTTTTTCATGACCTTCAGCCTGTAAGTCTCGACTGTTTTGCTAGAAATTTTGAGCTCATAGCCGATCTCTTTGCAATTTTTGCCCGCGACCAGCAACCGGTATGCCTGCTCCTCACGTGGGGTTAGGCTATACTTGCCGAGAGGCTTTCCCTCATCAGCAAGGCCAGAAATTATTATGTCACTCAGACGGGGACTTAGATATGAAGTGTCTTTAAAAACGCAGCGAACTGCAGTTACCAATTCCTGAAAAGCCCACTCTTTCAGAATGAACGATTTAACCCCTAACTTTAGAGCCTCGATGACATACTGTCGGTCACTGTGCATTGAGAGGATGATTATTCCTATCCCCGGAACTTTTTGGTGAATGACGCTGGCAGCCTCGGTCCCATTCATACCTGGCATGCTCAAGTCCAGAACCACTACATCCGGCATATTTTCAAGAGTCTTCTCGACCACCGAGACCCCATCACCGGCCTCTGCAACCACCACCATATCTTCTTCGCGTTCCAAAAGCGCACGCATTCCTTCCCTAAACATGACGTGATCATCAGCTAATATTATCCTGATGCCCATTCCTCCCCCCTTACCAGATGGGACCCGCCACCCGTATTAACATTGACTTATGTATCGTTGCAATAGGTACCACAGTCAAAGATAAAGGTCAACAATATATAAGACAATCAGAGTGTTACAACGAGACTGTTTCTGTGCTGAAACAGCCGCTCATAAAAAAACTTTTAAAATTTAACAATATAAATTATATTGCTGTCATACAAGACACGATCGCTACCGAGTCAAGGGCTGACAATGGACAGTATCGAGGACATCCAAAGCAAAAAAAAGACAGTTTCCAAAAAGCAATTCCCGTCAGATAGGAAGCTCCATAACCTTTTACGACACGTGCCGGTAGTGCTGTTTCAGTACCAAAAGCATGGCGACGGTCGTCATAGCTTTCCGTATATCAGCGACGGCTTGACGAAACTTTTTCATGTTCGTTCCTGCAAGGCGCCAACAGATGCTTCTGGTTTTTTTTCAAAGCTTCACTGCGATGATGTGGGTATTGTCATTGCGTCACTCGCCGACTCGGCAGAGAACCTATCTCTTTGGCAACAGGAGTTTCGTATCAAAATGGAGCGGCAATATTGGATAGAGGCAGCGGCCACTCCAATCTTGCTAAAGGATGGTAGTTACTTGTGGAGTGGGTATGCGAGAGAGATAAGCGAGAGAAAGGTATTGGAGCAGGATTTAAGGAAAGCTAAGGAAGACTTAATGCGGCTGATAGAGGAACGGACCCATAAGCTGACTAAAGCCAACACAAAACTGCACGCCCTAAACCAGGAGATAAGAGAAGAGATTGACCAGCGCGTCAAACTAGAGAAAAGTCTAAAAGAATCGTATGAGCTTTTGTCTTTGCTTGCCGCGAATCTAGTCTTCTCGGAAGAACGAGAGCGGAGAAGAATTGCAACAGAATTGCATGATGATGTGGTGCAGCATCTGGCGCTTTGCAAACTCAGACTCGATATGGGACTCAAGGACGGGACTCCCTCGCGTGTATTGCAGGAAGAACTTGTCGGCGAACTTGTAAGGACAATGCAACAGATCAGACGCATCTGCTACGACCTAAGCCCTCCAGTGCTGTACGATTTTGGAATTCTTAAAGCGCTGCAAAATCTCGGAGAAACAATGACCCAGGCAGCCGCTTTACAATTTTCATTTCAACACGACCAGGAAAAGCTTGAATTACCAAATCATATATGCACTGTACTGTATCAAACGGCCAAAGAGTTGCTTACTAATGTGATAAAACATGCAACTGCGAGCCAAATATTGGTAACCATAACAAAAAGTGACGAATTGGTCAGGCTATCGGTAACCGACGACGGAGTTGGCTTCTTATCTTCTTGCAAGAAGGGTTTTGGGTTGTCACATATTCAGCAAAGGGTAGCCTTCCTCAAAGGGAACCTGAGCATCTCCTCAGGACCCGACAAAAAGACTGTTGTGACAGTCGAAATCCCTGCGCCCGGCCCGAATTAATTAATTTTATTTAGCCGCTCACTATACTCTAAGACATATCGTTTAACCTTGGGGTTGTGCAAGTTGAAGTGCTCAAGGCTCCAGTCGTTCAAGAACTGCAGTAACTGAGCATCGTCACCTGCATCACCTTCAACACACGGGAGGATACGCGCCATGAATGCGTCATGGTCCCTTTTATGCCCGGACAATTCTGAAAAAGCGACTTTAGCCATCCAACGCTCTTCATATTCAAAATAGAAGCGACTCAGGGAAACAACAGTCTTTAAAAGGACAGTGCGGCTTTCAGTACAAAACCCCTGGCCGAATTGTTCAGAGACCATGTTAATCAGCTTAATAAACTGCTGATTATGTTCATCGATTATCGGAATTCCAACAGAAAAATCAGCATGCCAACTGATCAGCAGCATAGGTCACCCTTTCCGGGCCGTCAGACAAACAAGCGGGAGCCCAAAATATGAACATCCGCGCCCCATCTGCCTCTGTGAGACCCACTAGGCCTTCCATCACATCCTCACGGATGGGTTAGTATTATAACTTTGTACTTGGTTTAATTGATGAATCGATAGAAGAGATAATATTTCAGATAGCCCAGAATGTCAACAACTGTCTATGTGTACATTCAACAACAGTGAAATTTGTTTTTAAAAAAATCAGAGCATGTGTCGCAACCTCTTATCTCTGTAGAAGCGTTTATAAAATGTTTCGATCATCAACGAATCGAGATTGGAAAAAAATTTATCGAAGTCTAATGGCTTATGTATAAAAAATTTTGCACCAGTTTCGTAACATCTTTGTATCAACTCATACTCCTTACAAACAGACATCAAAACTACTGCATGGTTAGGACTTCGTTTTGATAACATGAAGGAAAGTTCAATTCCATTGATAACAGGCATTAGTACATCTAGTATGTATATGTCTATACTTACGCTATCGGTGATTTTCGAAACAGCGTAAGCGTTTTCAGCATATAATACGTTCTGTGTCGGATAATTTTTCGTCAACATAGTGCAAATCATCTTGCCGATGTCCAGGTCATCGTCAACAACCAAGATATTCATCCTGCAAATATCATCATTATTTTTGTACATTGCGACCTCCGATAAAACACATACCAAAGGGAACATCACAGATTCTAACGCTGCAATTAGCATTTTCTTATAGTTAAGGAAATTACATAAATACACCGCTCCATTCGTACTAGCCGAAGTAAGATTTGCCTTAGCCTTATATAGGTAAAATACCGTATCAATGCAGGTCTTTTTCTTATGCGTCATGCGCGTCGCCTCATGAAGCCCGGTTTCCCTGTGACAATCCCGCACCATGACATGTTTCCAAGTATGTGTATAAAAAAAGACCAGCTTGATTGGCTGGCCTTTACGAAGTAATGGATGGATATTGTATCAGGAGGGGCCCTCCGTATTCGCCAGGCCTTTTCACACGTAGATATCGCTCCAGATTTCGGAGTCCTCAGGCCAGGGGGAATCCTCGGCGAAGCGGACGGCCTCCTGGACCTGGGCCAGGGCATTCCTGTTTATCTCGTCCAGGCGCGCCTGATCGGCGATTCCCTCCTCCTGCAGGCGGCGCGAGAGGTTCGGTATCGGGTCGCGGCTTTTCCAGACCTCGGCCTCGGAGGAACTACGGTACTTGGCGGGGTCAGACATGGAGTGGCCGCGGAACCGGTAGGTGACCGCCTCTATGAAGTAGGGGCGCTGGTGCTCCCTCACCCACTCCGCCGCCCTCTTGGTCGCCTGGTACATGGCTACCACGTCCATGCCGTCCACCTTCTCGCTCGGTATGTCATAGCCACAGGTACGCCGGTGCAGTGCTGCCTGGGCGGAGGCGCGGTGCACCTCGGTCCCTATGCCGTAGAAGTTGTTCTCGCAGATGAAGAGTACTGGGAGGTCCCAAAGCCGCGCCCAGTTAAGCGACTCGTGGAAGGTCCCCTGGTTCATCGAGCCGTCGCCGAAGAAACAGGCGGTGATGCGGTCCTGTTCCTGGAGCTGGCTCCCCCAGGCAAGCCCGATGGCGATGGGGAACTGCCCACCCACGATGGCGTACCCCCCCATGAAGTTCAGCTCGGGCGCGAACAGGTGCATCGACCCCCCTTTACCCTTGCAAAGGCCGGTCGCCTTGCCGAAGAGTTCTGCCATGACCCTCTTGGGATCGGCCCCCCTTACGATGGCTTGGGCATGGTCGCGGTAGGCCGACAGCACGTAGTCGGCAGGCTGCAGCCCGGCGGTGCAGCCGACGGCGACCGCTTCCTGGCCACTATAGAGATGCAGGAAGCCGGTGATATGCCCCTTGGAGTACTGCTCGGCACAGCTCTCCTCGAACTCGCGGCAAAGCACCATCTGCTCGTAGAATTTCAGCAGATCCTCCTCGGGAAGCAGGTCGTTAAGATTGTCCGCCATTGGTCTCCTCCTTCACCTTGTTCAAAAGCCCCCCGGCCAGAAGTTCCTCCCGCTCCCGCTCCGAAACAGTGAGCTGGGTAAGGATCTCGCCTCCGTTGAATTTGACCGGTATCTCGGTCGCGCCCCCCTGGATCAATTCGCGCAGGTTCGTTAACTGCAGGCGGTCTCCCTGCTTAATCCGGTCGTAGTCTTCCTTGTTCTTGAAGGTGAGCGGCAGTATCCCGAAGTTGATCAGGTTGGAGCGATGGATCCTG
Proteins encoded in this region:
- a CDS encoding alpha-ketoacid dehydrogenase subunit beta, yielding MPEMTYRDAINLALKEEMRRDKKVVVYGEDVALYEGAFKVTRGLLSEFGELRVRDCPISENTIVGVAVGAAMAGVRPVAELMTVNFALLAMDQIVNHMAKVRYMFGGQTSVPMVIRMPGGGGSQLGAQHSQSLESYFMHCPGMLVAYPATPADAKGLLKSSIRTDNPVIFLEHELLYNSKGEVPEDPEHLVPFGKASIMRAGDAVTLIGYGRMSILCLQAAQLLEKEGVSCEVIDLRTLTPLDSETFLSSVSKTGRAVVVEECWRNAGLGGDIASRIYERCFDTLLAPVRRISGLDVPMPYSRKIEKVCIPQVEGIVQGVRDLLNESY
- a CDS encoding bacteriohemerythrin → MLLISWHADFSVGIPIIDEHNQQFIKLINMVSEQFGQGFCTESRTVLLKTVVSLSRFYFEYEERWMAKVAFSELSGHKRDHDAFMARILPCVEGDAGDDAQLLQFLNDWSLEHFNLHNPKVKRYVLEYSERLNKIN
- a CDS encoding response regulator encodes the protein MYKNNDDICRMNILVVDDDLDIGKMICTMLTKNYPTQNVLYAENAYAVSKITDSVSIDIYILDVLMPVINGIELSFMLSKRSPNHAVVLMSVCKEYELIQRCYETGAKFFIHKPLDFDKFFSNLDSLMIETFYKRFYRDKRLRHML
- a CDS encoding rhomboid family intramembrane serine protease, whose amino-acid sequence is MGRDEGGCVKEAAPIPPESAFQVTPGEGSDILAAMENEQEENSESVEEWVAVPPTKVEAKAGTRLAQRRARLWALVLEARYIENRVELEGGGWQVLVPKSRLEDACRELRLYVEENRNWPPFLPPVRPMAKNTLPTLCLLLLLATFHNLTNLDLTLMGRQPVDWAEIGSAHASAILRGEWWRVITALTLHADALHLMSNLAIGGFFVIYLCRDLGSGLAWTLLLASGACGNLANAYIQLPSHNSVGSSTAVFGAVGILGAISMMRYRHHLRRRWPLPVAAALALLVLLGTEGERTDLGSHLFGFCFGSLFGVVAELLMGYLGQPKRLVNALLALASASVVIAAWISALSSQG
- a CDS encoding response regulator transcription factor, producing MGIRIILADDHVMFREGMRALLEREEDMVVVAEAGDGVSVVEKTLENMPDVVVLDLSMPGMNGTEAASVIHQKVPGIGIIILSMHSDRQYVIEALKLGVKSFILKEWAFQELVTAVRCVFKDTSYLSPRLSDIIISGLADEGKPLGKYSLTPREEQAYRLLVAGKNCKEIGYELKISSKTVETYRLKVMKKLNISNIAQLVNHAVQEGIVGRPESF
- the pdhA gene encoding pyruvate dehydrogenase (acetyl-transferring) E1 component subunit alpha, producing the protein MADNLNDLLPEEDLLKFYEQMVLCREFEESCAEQYSKGHITGFLHLYSGQEAVAVGCTAGLQPADYVLSAYRDHAQAIVRGADPKRVMAELFGKATGLCKGKGGSMHLFAPELNFMGGYAIVGGQFPIAIGLAWGSQLQEQDRITACFFGDGSMNQGTFHESLNWARLWDLPVLFICENNFYGIGTEVHRASAQAALHRRTCGYDIPSEKVDGMDVVAMYQATKRAAEWVREHQRPYFIEAVTYRFRGHSMSDPAKYRSSSEAEVWKSRDPIPNLSRRLQEEGIADQARLDEINRNALAQVQEAVRFAEDSPWPEDSEIWSDIYV
- a CDS encoding response regulator; the protein is MKCLIVDDEVFCRDFVATLLSATADCHQAGNGVEALEKYNAALTADDPFDLVIMDIMMPGMSGHDAAKAIRHIEKEQKPTKRVNIVMLTALNSSNDAMESFCNAQSAAYLVKPVSKDGLFNVLSKLGLMKR
- a CDS encoding sensor histidine kinase — its product is MDSIEDIQSKKKTVSKKQFPSDRKLHNLLRHVPVVLFQYQKHGDGRHSFPYISDGLTKLFHVRSCKAPTDASGFFSKLHCDDVGIVIASLADSAENLSLWQQEFRIKMERQYWIEAAATPILLKDGSYLWSGYAREISERKVLEQDLRKAKEDLMRLIEERTHKLTKANTKLHALNQEIREEIDQRVKLEKSLKESYELLSLLAANLVFSEERERRRIATELHDDVVQHLALCKLRLDMGLKDGTPSRVLQEELVGELVRTMQQIRRICYDLSPPVLYDFGILKALQNLGETMTQAAALQFSFQHDQEKLELPNHICTVLYQTAKELLTNVIKHATASQILVTITKSDELVRLSVTDDGVGFLSSCKKGFGLSHIQQRVAFLKGNLSISSGPDKKTVVTVEIPAPGPN
- a CDS encoding pyridoxamine 5'-phosphate oxidase family protein, coding for MINEEIRHFVDRVGHAFVATADAEGNPHLAAGRGISIMEPDRLVFESWFCQTSLKNLDENASVAVVIADPVTGNGFQFLGRVEKTVDTAVLNGYAPELEPTGLPQVQWRLEIRVEKVMVFTADAHSDRPLG
- a CDS encoding putative signal transducing protein, whose product is MVRFYNPKDEADLARVEAILCKGGIEYFLRDAKAGAAKEIEVAEEDVPKAEELMLQDKTSK
- a CDS encoding dihydrolipoamide acetyltransferase family protein, with the translated sequence MNEIVMPKLSDTMTEGRLVSWKKRVGETVTRGEVIAEVETDKANMELEAYVSGELLEIRVQTGDLVPVGTVIAVVGKAGEKGAGATQQSAPVPHVEPEPARPQEEAPAGPPAAPKPEPGGGEPVSSAAEPPGAKGAKPGTAVDLVPPEGEKQAPAAPPWPGAEESQPAGEPKEPYRPESLQEGAAPSAELATGAGREKAAPMVRRCARELGVDLAQVQGSGPEGRILLTDLKLQKKESAPAGQAPQAAAEAAPAPQGEGPRPMSRLRSAVARTVTESWHNIPHFTVTVDVEMDEAEAVRRQLKQGGMPVSVNDLIVKAVALALSQFPQLNASFTPEGLQFHSDINIAIAVGMSDGVLMPVLSACQKRSLLDIAQEAKKLVERARSGSLSEQEMHGGTFSISNLGMFGVGSFSAIIYPSQSGVLAVGTVSEVARVNSGVLNSTKVMKVTLSADHRVVDGAYAAQFLAGLKEILENPVRLLI